The following coding sequences lie in one Xanthomonas hortorum pv. pelargonii genomic window:
- a CDS encoding thiol:disulfide interchange protein DsbA/DsbL: MKLFSRLSLLLLILLPLAACAADKNAPPVEGDDYIVIDGGQPYAPLAGKVEVTEVFGYTCPHCAHFEPTLEAWVAKQPSYVRFTPVPAAFGGFWDAFARAYFAADILGVAKRSHRAMFEAIHEKQSVPSQNVAPEELAAFYADYGVPQQRFVETYKSAAVDAKLDAARDFAKRSKLPGTPAIIINGRYLIGARNYPDMLRVADYLIAREHAAPAKR; encoded by the coding sequence ATGAAGCTGTTTTCCCGTCTGTCCCTGCTGTTGTTGATCCTGCTGCCGCTGGCGGCCTGCGCCGCCGACAAGAACGCACCGCCGGTCGAAGGCGACGACTACATCGTGATCGACGGCGGCCAGCCGTACGCGCCGCTGGCCGGCAAGGTCGAAGTGACCGAGGTGTTCGGCTACACCTGCCCGCACTGCGCGCACTTCGAGCCAACCCTGGAGGCCTGGGTGGCCAAGCAGCCGTCCTATGTGCGCTTCACCCCGGTGCCGGCGGCATTCGGCGGGTTCTGGGATGCATTCGCGCGCGCCTACTTTGCCGCCGACATCCTGGGCGTGGCCAAGCGCAGCCATCGCGCCATGTTCGAGGCGATCCACGAAAAGCAGAGCGTGCCCTCGCAGAACGTGGCACCGGAAGAACTGGCGGCGTTCTACGCCGACTACGGCGTGCCGCAGCAGCGCTTCGTCGAGACCTACAAGAGCGCGGCGGTGGACGCCAAGCTTGATGCCGCGCGCGACTTCGCCAAGCGCAGCAAGCTCCCCGGCACCCCGGCCATCATCATCAACGGGCGCTATCTGATCGGCGCGCGCAATTACCCGGACATGCTGCGCGTGGCCGACTATCTGATCGCCCGCGAGCACGCTGCGCCTGCCAAGCGCTGA
- a CDS encoding glutamate--cysteine ligase — MSSPSHVAETPITERAELVQVLASGEKPSADWRIGTEHEKFGFQLDDLRAPTFEGARGIQALLTGLTRFGWEPVQENGHTIALLRDGASVTLEPAGQLELSGAAVETLHHTCVETGTHLDEVAQVAGELQLGFLGMGFQPKWRRDQMPWMPKGRYQIMKNYMPKVGSLGLDMMTRTCTVQVNLDYATEADMVKKFRVSLALQPIATALFADSPFTEGKPNGYLSYRSHIWTDTDADRTGMLDFVFEDGFSYERYVDYLLDVPMYFSYRDGVYVDASGQSFRDFMQGKLPALPGALPTLRDWSDHMTTAFPEVRLKKYLEMRGADAGPWDRLCALSAFWVGLLYDDTALDAAWDLVKDFSPTERHALRDGVPKHALGLPFRHGTVRDLAVEAVKIAREGLRRRARLNADDQDETGFVDVIAEIAESGVTAAERKLALYHGAWNGDIDRVFREFAY, encoded by the coding sequence TTGTCGAGTCCCAGCCACGTTGCCGAAACGCCGATCACCGAACGCGCGGAGCTGGTCCAGGTGCTTGCCTCTGGCGAGAAGCCCAGCGCGGACTGGCGGATCGGCACCGAGCACGAAAAGTTCGGCTTCCAGCTCGACGACCTGCGCGCGCCCACCTTTGAAGGCGCGCGCGGCATCCAGGCGCTGCTGACCGGCTTGACCCGCTTCGGCTGGGAGCCGGTGCAGGAAAACGGCCACACCATCGCGCTGCTGCGCGACGGCGCCTCGGTGACGCTGGAGCCGGCCGGGCAGCTGGAACTCTCCGGCGCAGCGGTCGAGACCCTGCATCACACCTGCGTGGAAACCGGCACCCATCTGGACGAAGTGGCGCAGGTTGCCGGCGAGTTGCAGTTGGGGTTCCTGGGCATGGGTTTCCAGCCGAAGTGGCGCCGCGACCAGATGCCGTGGATGCCCAAGGGTCGCTACCAGATCATGAAGAACTACATGCCCAAGGTCGGCTCGCTCGGCCTGGACATGATGACGCGCACCTGCACGGTGCAGGTCAATCTGGATTACGCCACCGAAGCGGACATGGTGAAGAAGTTCCGCGTGTCGCTGGCGCTGCAGCCGATCGCCACCGCATTGTTCGCCGATTCGCCGTTCACCGAAGGCAAGCCCAACGGGTACCTCAGCTACCGCTCGCACATCTGGACCGACACCGACGCCGATCGCACCGGCATGCTGGACTTCGTATTCGAAGACGGCTTCAGCTACGAGCGCTACGTCGATTATCTGCTCGATGTGCCGATGTATTTTTCTTACCGCGACGGTGTGTATGTCGATGCCAGCGGGCAGAGCTTTCGCGATTTCATGCAAGGCAAGCTGCCGGCATTGCCGGGTGCATTGCCGACGCTGCGCGATTGGTCGGACCACATGACCACCGCGTTCCCGGAAGTGCGTTTGAAAAAGTATCTGGAAATGCGCGGCGCCGATGCCGGCCCGTGGGACCGCCTGTGCGCGCTGTCGGCGTTCTGGGTGGGGCTGCTATACGACGACACCGCGCTGGATGCGGCCTGGGATCTGGTCAAGGACTTCAGCCCCACCGAGCGTCATGCGCTGCGCGATGGTGTGCCAAAGCATGCGCTCGGGCTGCCGTTCCGTCACGGCACGGTGCGCGATTTGGCCGTGGAAGCGGTCAAGATCGCGCGCGAAGGCCTGCGTCGGCGGGCGCGCTTGAATGCCGACGATCAGGACGAAACCGGCTTTGTGGATGTGATCGCCGAGATCGCCGAAAGCGGTGTCACCGCCGCCGAGCGCAAGCTGGCGCTGTATCACGGTGCATGGAACGGCGATATCGATCGGGTGTTCCGCGAGTTTGCGTACTGA
- a CDS encoding endonuclease/exonuclease/phosphatase family protein, which yields MLTANIQAGSSTRRYSDYVTRSWSHALPLGSKRTSLDSIAKLAGERDIVGLQEADPGSLRSGFTNQTHYLAERAGFDYWSHQPNRRMGGVASSANGLLSKLQPLEVQDHALPGRIGGRGILLAKFGEGRDGLAVAVAHLSLGANSRMAQLAFIAELLSEHPNAMLMGDFNCMADRPEMQALYRHTRLQPPSCEVHTFPSWRPDRAIDHILVSDSLTIERIEAIPAAFSDHLAVGMDIRVPTQLLR from the coding sequence GTGCTGACCGCCAATATCCAGGCCGGCTCCAGCACCCGCCGTTACAGCGATTACGTCACGCGCAGCTGGTCGCACGCGCTGCCGCTGGGCAGCAAGCGCACCAGCCTGGACAGCATCGCCAAGCTGGCCGGCGAACGCGACATCGTAGGCTTGCAGGAGGCGGACCCGGGCAGCCTGCGCTCGGGCTTCACCAACCAGACCCACTACCTGGCCGAGCGCGCCGGCTTCGATTACTGGAGCCACCAACCCAACCGCCGCATGGGCGGGGTGGCCTCCAGCGCGAATGGGCTGCTCAGCAAGCTGCAACCGCTGGAAGTACAGGACCACGCCCTGCCCGGCCGGATCGGCGGGCGCGGCATCCTGCTGGCCAAATTCGGCGAAGGTCGCGACGGCTTGGCGGTGGCAGTGGCACATCTGTCGCTGGGCGCCAATTCGCGCATGGCGCAACTGGCCTTCATCGCCGAGCTGTTGTCCGAGCATCCCAACGCGATGTTGATGGGCGATTTCAATTGCATGGCCGACCGGCCGGAGATGCAGGCGCTGTATCGGCATACGCGGTTGCAGCCACCGAGCTGCGAGGTGCACACCTTTCCGAGTTGGCGCCCGGATCGGGCGATCGACCATATTCTGGTCAGCGACAGTCTGACGATCGAACGCATCGAAGCGATTCCCGCCGCGTTTTCAGATCATCTGGCGGTTGGCATGGATATCCGCGTGCCGACCCAGTTGCTGCGTTGA
- the yihA gene encoding ribosome biogenesis GTP-binding protein YihA/YsxC — MSLLIEQARYHLSAHNARQLPDDGGYEVAFAGRSNAGKSSALNALTRQNALARVSKTPGRTQQLVFFQIQPERCLVDLPGYGYAKVPQDLQAHWQAFIDRYFRTREALRGLVVVMDIRHPLKDYDLQMLGYAAERGLPAHGLLTKADKLGRGQQMQTLQKVKKEVTSRFGDSVTVQTYSGESRQGVDELRGIVGGWLGLDGAPPAAEGEPGRAP; from the coding sequence ATGTCGCTCCTTATCGAACAAGCCCGCTACCACCTGTCCGCCCATAACGCCCGGCAATTGCCGGACGATGGCGGCTACGAGGTCGCCTTCGCCGGCCGCTCAAACGCCGGAAAATCCAGCGCGCTCAACGCGCTGACCCGCCAGAACGCGCTCGCCCGTGTGTCCAAGACCCCTGGTCGTACCCAGCAGTTGGTGTTCTTCCAGATCCAGCCCGAGCGCTGCCTGGTGGATCTGCCCGGTTACGGCTACGCCAAGGTGCCGCAGGATCTGCAGGCGCACTGGCAGGCCTTCATCGACCGCTATTTCCGCACCCGCGAAGCCTTGCGCGGGTTGGTGGTGGTGATGGACATCCGCCACCCGCTCAAGGATTACGACCTGCAGATGCTCGGCTATGCCGCCGAACGCGGCCTGCCCGCGCACGGGTTGCTGACCAAGGCCGACAAGCTCGGCCGTGGCCAGCAGATGCAGACCCTGCAGAAGGTCAAGAAAGAAGTGACCTCGCGCTTTGGCGACAGCGTGACCGTGCAGACCTACTCCGGCGAATCGCGCCAGGGCGTGGACGAACTGCGCGGCATCGTCGGCGGCTGGCTGGGCCTGGATGGCGCGCCGCCTGCAGCGGAGGGTGAGCCGGGCCGGGCGCCATGA
- the betB gene encoding betaine-aldehyde dehydrogenase, giving the protein MPRFPDQLLYIGGRYVPARGGHTFEVINPATGEVLANVHNAGADDLDAAVDSAKAGQQQWAALTTVERSRILLRAVALLRERNDALAELETLNTGKPLSETRSVDIVTGADVLEYYAGVAHALQGVQVPLREGSFFYTRHEPLGVVGAIGAWNYPIQIALWKAAPALAAGNAMIFKPSEVTPLTALKLAEIFTEAGLPDGVFNVLPGDGASVGTALTEHPQIEKISFTGGTATGRKVMASASSSSLKDVTMELGGKSPLIVCADADLDLAADIAMMANFYSSGQVCTNGTRVFVPRALRNAFEARLLARVQRIQIGDPLDARTTFGPMVSAAHMQRVLDYIEQGKAEGARLLCGGQRLRDGALAQGCYIAPTIFSDCTDVMTIVREEIFGPVLSLLTYDDEDEAITRANATTYGLAAGVVTPDLARAHRLIHRLEAGICWINTWGESPAPMPVGGYKQSGVGRENGLATLQAYTRTKSVQVELERYASVF; this is encoded by the coding sequence ATGCCACGTTTTCCCGACCAGTTGCTGTATATCGGCGGCCGTTATGTTCCCGCCCGCGGCGGTCACACCTTCGAGGTCATCAACCCTGCCACCGGCGAAGTGCTGGCCAATGTGCACAACGCCGGCGCCGACGATCTGGACGCGGCGGTAGATAGCGCCAAGGCCGGCCAACAGCAATGGGCGGCACTGACCACGGTGGAACGCTCGCGCATCCTGCTGCGCGCGGTGGCGTTGCTGCGCGAGCGCAACGACGCACTGGCCGAACTGGAAACCCTCAACACCGGCAAGCCGCTGAGCGAAACCCGCAGCGTGGACATCGTCACCGGCGCAGATGTGCTGGAGTACTACGCAGGCGTGGCGCACGCGCTGCAGGGCGTGCAGGTACCGTTGCGCGAAGGCAGCTTCTTCTACACGCGCCACGAGCCACTTGGCGTGGTGGGCGCGATCGGCGCGTGGAATTACCCGATCCAGATTGCGCTGTGGAAGGCCGCACCTGCACTGGCGGCCGGCAACGCAATGATCTTCAAACCCAGCGAAGTGACGCCACTGACCGCACTCAAGCTGGCTGAAATTTTCACCGAAGCCGGCCTGCCCGATGGCGTGTTCAACGTGCTGCCCGGCGACGGGGCCAGTGTGGGCACCGCGCTCACCGAACATCCGCAGATCGAAAAGATCAGCTTCACCGGCGGCACCGCGACCGGACGCAAAGTGATGGCCAGCGCATCGAGTTCATCGTTGAAAGACGTGACCATGGAACTGGGCGGCAAGTCGCCGCTGATCGTCTGCGCCGATGCCGATCTGGATCTGGCTGCCGACATCGCCATGATGGCCAACTTCTACAGTTCCGGGCAGGTGTGCACCAATGGCACGCGCGTGTTCGTACCGCGCGCGCTGCGCAACGCCTTCGAAGCGCGGCTGCTGGCACGCGTGCAACGCATCCAGATCGGCGACCCGCTGGATGCGCGCACCACCTTCGGCCCGATGGTCAGCGCCGCGCATATGCAGCGCGTGCTGGACTACATCGAACAAGGCAAGGCCGAAGGCGCGCGCTTGCTGTGCGGTGGGCAGCGTCTGCGCGATGGTGCGCTGGCACAAGGCTGCTACATCGCACCGACCATCTTCAGCGATTGCACCGACGTGATGACCATCGTGCGCGAAGAAATCTTCGGGCCGGTCTTGAGCCTGCTCACCTACGACGACGAGGACGAAGCGATCACACGCGCAAACGCCACCACGTACGGCCTGGCCGCAGGCGTGGTGACGCCGGATCTTGCACGCGCGCATCGTCTGATTCATCGCCTGGAAGCGGGCATCTGCTGGATCAACACCTGGGGCGAATCGCCGGCACCGATGCCGGTTGGTGGCTACAAGCAATCCGGTGTGGGCCGCGAAAACGGGCTGGCCACCTTGCAGGCCTACACGCGTACCAAGTCTGTCCAGGTCGAACTGGAACGCTACGCGTCGGTGTTTTGA
- a CDS encoding thiol:disulfide interchange protein DsbA/DsbL, whose translation MKTRFALTLMALLPIMVACKAQDGSSDTAPAAATPAADTATAPAAATPAADPAAPPAVGESASTPPAAAPSAAPRAPNGPEPVAGTDYLDIEGGQPYQQAAGKIEVAEVFGYVCPACNAFQPLIGPWKAGLPSDVHFVYVPAMFGGPWDDYGRAFYAAETLGVQEKTHEALYKAIHTEQTLKGERGKDSVQDIAAFYAKYGVDQKTFIDTMSSFGVSAKTNRAKQFATRSKLTGTPSLIVNGKYLVKGQSFPDMLRIADHLIARERATLAK comes from the coding sequence ATGAAGACCCGCTTCGCCCTGACGCTGATGGCGCTGCTGCCGATCATGGTCGCCTGCAAGGCCCAGGACGGTTCGTCCGACACCGCACCTGCCGCTGCCACGCCGGCCGCTGACACCGCGACTGCTCCGGCTGCTGCCACGCCGGCCGCAGACCCCGCCGCACCGCCGGCCGTCGGCGAGAGCGCCAGCACACCGCCCGCCGCCGCGCCCAGCGCCGCCCCGCGTGCACCGAACGGCCCCGAGCCGGTCGCCGGCACCGACTATCTGGATATCGAAGGTGGCCAGCCGTACCAGCAGGCCGCCGGCAAGATCGAAGTGGCCGAGGTGTTCGGCTATGTCTGCCCTGCCTGCAATGCGTTCCAGCCGCTGATCGGGCCGTGGAAGGCCGGTTTGCCCTCGGACGTGCATTTCGTCTACGTGCCGGCGATGTTCGGTGGCCCGTGGGACGACTACGGCCGCGCCTTCTATGCCGCCGAAACGCTGGGCGTGCAGGAGAAGACCCACGAAGCGCTGTACAAGGCCATCCATACCGAGCAGACCCTCAAGGGCGAGCGCGGCAAGGACTCGGTGCAGGACATCGCCGCGTTCTACGCCAAGTACGGCGTGGACCAGAAGACCTTCATCGACACCATGAGCAGCTTCGGCGTGTCGGCCAAGACCAACCGCGCCAAGCAGTTCGCCACCCGCAGCAAGCTCACCGGCACCCCGTCGTTGATCGTCAACGGCAAGTACCTGGTCAAGGGCCAGAGCTTCCCGGACATGTTGCGCATTGCCGATCACCTGATCGCGCGCGAACGCGCCACGCTGGCCAAGTGA
- a CDS encoding MBL fold metallo-hydrolase, with protein MSVSLLRSLAPLLLAASATLAHAAAPASTHAQVPGFYLQRIGTLRVTALFDGSVALTRQQLSNVDTAERDRLLAQGYVPEDDKGLQTAVNAYLIQDGSHLSLVDTGTAQCLGPGLGQVLTNLRAAGYDPAQVDDVLLTHAHPDHLCGLLGAQGTPAFPNATVWLSDADAAYWLDPASEAGAAPMLQFAFPLARAAAAPYQAQGRLRRFQPGKTALPAGITALDSQGHTPGHVSYRFDGGAGNTLLVWGDVLHYHAVQFAQPDASFEADSNRSKAIASRRSMLAQAADGRWWVAGAHLPFPGLGHVRREGNAFAWVPTEFGPVPATP; from the coding sequence ATGTCTGTTTCCTTACTGCGTTCGCTGGCGCCGCTATTGCTCGCCGCAAGCGCCACGCTGGCGCACGCCGCTGCGCCCGCGTCCACCCATGCACAGGTTCCCGGCTTTTACCTGCAGCGCATCGGCACGCTGCGCGTCACTGCGTTGTTCGACGGCAGCGTCGCATTGACGCGTCAACAGCTGTCCAATGTGGACACGGCAGAGCGCGATCGCCTGCTCGCGCAGGGCTACGTGCCCGAAGACGACAAGGGCCTGCAGACGGCAGTCAACGCCTATCTGATCCAGGACGGCAGCCACCTCAGCCTGGTCGATACCGGCACTGCCCAGTGCCTTGGCCCCGGCCTGGGCCAAGTGCTGACCAACCTGCGCGCCGCCGGCTACGACCCGGCCCAGGTCGACGATGTGCTGCTCACCCACGCGCATCCGGACCACCTGTGCGGCCTGCTCGGTGCGCAGGGCACCCCGGCATTTCCCAACGCCACGGTGTGGCTGTCCGACGCCGATGCCGCGTACTGGCTGGATCCCGCTTCGGAGGCCGGTGCCGCGCCGATGCTGCAGTTCGCCTTTCCGCTGGCGCGCGCGGCGGCAGCGCCCTATCAGGCCCAGGGTCGGCTGCGCCGTTTCCAGCCGGGCAAGACCGCATTGCCGGCCGGCATCACTGCCCTGGACAGCCAGGGCCACACGCCCGGCCACGTGTCGTATCGCTTTGACGGCGGCGCCGGCAACACGCTGCTGGTGTGGGGCGATGTGTTGCACTACCACGCGGTGCAGTTTGCCCAGCCGGATGCATCGTTCGAGGCCGACAGCAACCGCAGCAAGGCCATTGCCTCACGTCGCAGCATGCTGGCGCAGGCGGCCGACGGCCGTTGGTGGGTGGCCGGCGCGCATCTGCCGTTTCCGGGCCTGGGCCACGTGCGCCGCGAGGGCAACGCGTTCGCCTGGGTGCCGACCGAATTCGGCCCCGTGCCGGCGACGCCTTGA
- the betT gene encoding choline BCCT transporter BetT — MSAVEPQLAPVRTLRPVFVLAATVVCTFALLVSLFPLDAGRVLLDAQTWASRNVGWYYLLAMTVYLVFVLGVALSSYGNIKLGADHDEPEFSYLSWAGMLFAAGISITLFFFCVSEPLTHYLQPPQSGTGSGEASARQAMQLLFLHWGLHGWGVFALAAMALAYFAFRHNLPLALRSALYPLIGKRINGPIGYTVDALGIVATVFGIGADMGFGVLHLNAGLSTLFDVPHTHWVQVALIVAMMGAAILVAVSGVEKGVRWMSDINMLLAIALLLFMLFAGPTQYLLNALIQNLGDYLGSVVNKSFDVYAYGGRSDWLGNWTVFYWAWWIGWAPFVGLFIARISRGRTIREFVLGVLLIPLGFTLAWLSIFGNSALDQLLHHGQGALAQQAIDAPQTVLYSLLQGYPWSRTVITVTVAVSFVFFVTSADSGTVVLSTLSSHGGEPHDDGPRWLRVFWGVLTAVVTAGLLLAGSMDALKSAVVLASLPFSAVLLLMAWGLSRALSEESQRKRAQLYSPSPLIGQSRNHRGWRQRLGQAMHFPARDEVYRFMHDQVRPAIEAVTTQLQEEGWQVSSRLDDDDMEISVDHGEQQGFRYQVVMRGYLTPSFAAQRLRNQRYYRAEVYLYEGSQDYDLVGYSREQIINDIIDQYERHLQFLHLTR; from the coding sequence ATGAGTGCGGTAGAGCCGCAACTGGCACCGGTGCGCACCTTGCGTCCGGTATTCGTGTTGGCGGCAACGGTGGTCTGTACGTTTGCGTTGCTGGTGTCGTTGTTTCCGTTGGATGCAGGCCGCGTGCTGCTGGATGCGCAGACCTGGGCCTCGCGCAATGTCGGCTGGTACTACCTGCTGGCGATGACGGTGTACCTGGTGTTCGTGCTCGGCGTGGCCTTGTCCAGCTACGGCAACATCAAGCTCGGCGCCGACCACGACGAACCGGAATTCAGCTATCTCTCCTGGGCGGGCATGCTGTTCGCCGCCGGCATCAGCATCACCTTGTTCTTCTTCTGCGTCTCCGAACCGCTCACCCATTATCTGCAACCGCCACAAAGCGGCACCGGCAGCGGCGAAGCCTCCGCACGTCAGGCGATGCAGTTGCTGTTCCTGCATTGGGGCCTGCATGGCTGGGGCGTGTTCGCGCTGGCGGCGATGGCACTGGCCTACTTCGCGTTCCGGCACAACTTGCCGTTGGCCTTGCGCTCGGCGCTGTATCCGCTGATCGGCAAGCGCATCAACGGGCCGATCGGTTACACCGTGGATGCGCTGGGCATCGTGGCCACCGTGTTCGGTATCGGTGCGGACATGGGCTTTGGCGTGCTGCATCTCAATGCCGGGCTGAGCACCTTGTTCGATGTGCCGCATACGCACTGGGTGCAGGTCGCGTTGATCGTGGCGATGATGGGCGCGGCCATTCTGGTGGCGGTGTCCGGCGTGGAAAAAGGCGTGCGCTGGATGTCGGACATCAACATGCTGCTGGCGATCGCGCTGCTGCTGTTCATGCTGTTTGCCGGCCCCACGCAATATCTGCTCAACGCGCTGATACAGAACCTGGGCGACTACCTGGGCAGTGTGGTCAACAAGAGTTTCGACGTGTATGCCTACGGCGGGCGCAGCGATTGGCTGGGCAACTGGACGGTGTTCTATTGGGCCTGGTGGATCGGCTGGGCACCGTTCGTGGGGCTGTTCATTGCGCGCATTTCGCGCGGGCGCACCATTCGCGAGTTCGTGCTCGGGGTGTTGCTGATCCCGCTCGGCTTCACGCTGGCGTGGCTGTCGATCTTCGGCAACAGCGCGCTGGATCAGTTGCTGCATCACGGCCAGGGCGCACTGGCGCAACAGGCCATCGATGCCCCGCAGACGGTGCTGTATTCGCTGCTGCAGGGCTACCCGTGGAGCCGCACGGTGATCACGGTGACGGTGGCGGTCAGCTTCGTGTTCTTCGTGACCTCTGCCGATTCCGGCACGGTGGTGTTGTCTACCTTGTCCTCGCATGGAGGCGAGCCGCACGACGATGGCCCGCGCTGGCTGCGCGTGTTCTGGGGCGTGCTCACCGCCGTGGTCACCGCTGGTCTCTTGCTTGCCGGCAGCATGGACGCATTGAAATCAGCGGTGGTGCTGGCCTCGCTGCCGTTCTCTGCCGTGCTGTTGCTGATGGCGTGGGGCTTGTCGCGCGCACTCAGCGAAGAATCGCAACGCAAACGCGCGCAGCTCTACAGCCCCAGTCCGTTGATCGGGCAATCGCGCAATCACCGCGGCTGGCGTCAGCGGCTGGGCCAGGCGATGCATTTCCCCGCGCGCGATGAGGTCTATCGCTTCATGCACGACCAGGTGCGGCCGGCGATCGAAGCGGTCACCACACAGCTGCAGGAAGAAGGCTGGCAGGTCAGCAGCCGGCTGGACGACGACGATATGGAAATCAGCGTCGATCACGGCGAGCAGCAAGGCTTCCGCTACCAGGTGGTGATGCGCGGCTACCTCACGCCCTCGTTCGCCGCGCAACGCCTGCGCAACCAACGCTATTACCGCGCCGAGGTGTATCTGTACGAAGGCAGCCAGGATTACGACCTGGTCGGTTACAGCCGCGAGCAGATCATCAACGACATCATCGATCAATACGAGCGCCATCTGCAGTTTCTGCATCTCACGCGCTGA
- a CDS encoding c-type cytochrome, producing the protein MRHARVLVLAALAVPVIAAVAFAQSAVTPIPDPPPVRVAPLEVDLSKTTWGDAKAGQTKAAACAACHGPDGNPAVAIYPRIAGQTERYVAHQVALIASGERNSGMAAVMVPFVKDLSAQDMRDLGAYFATQKSAAGVADDAVVNEGPYQGLKFYEVGEKLYRGGDIARGVPACMACHGPSGSGNPGPAYPRLGGQHAEYVARRLKEYQAGTTQERNPALFNIMAQVAHPLTEQEIQALASYLQGLHDRADDAAAAQAPAAGTPARS; encoded by the coding sequence ATGCGCCATGCTCGTGTGCTTGTCCTCGCCGCCCTCGCCGTGCCGGTTATTGCCGCCGTGGCGTTTGCGCAATCGGCGGTGACGCCGATCCCCGATCCGCCACCTGTGCGCGTTGCGCCGTTGGAGGTGGACCTGTCCAAGACCACCTGGGGCGATGCCAAGGCCGGCCAGACCAAGGCCGCTGCCTGCGCGGCCTGCCATGGCCCGGACGGCAACCCGGCCGTCGCCATCTACCCGCGCATCGCCGGCCAGACCGAGCGCTACGTGGCGCATCAAGTGGCCCTGATCGCCAGCGGCGAGCGCAATAGCGGCATGGCGGCGGTGATGGTGCCGTTCGTCAAGGACCTCTCTGCGCAGGACATGCGCGACCTGGGCGCCTACTTCGCCACCCAGAAGTCTGCCGCCGGGGTGGCCGACGATGCGGTGGTCAACGAGGGGCCGTACCAGGGCCTGAAGTTTTACGAGGTTGGCGAGAAGCTTTACCGCGGTGGCGACATCGCACGCGGCGTGCCGGCCTGCATGGCCTGCCATGGCCCGTCCGGCAGCGGCAATCCGGGCCCGGCGTATCCGCGCCTGGGCGGCCAGCATGCCGAGTACGTGGCACGGCGCCTGAAGGAATACCAGGCCGGCACCACCCAGGAGCGCAACCCGGCGCTGTTCAATATCATGGCGCAGGTAGCGCACCCGCTGACCGAGCAGGAGATCCAGGCACTGGCCAGCTACCTGCAAGGTCTGCACGACCGCGCCGACGATGCGGCCGCCGCGCAAGCACCCGCTGCCGGGACGCCCGCACGCTCATGA
- a CDS encoding helix-turn-helix transcriptional regulator produces the protein MTVAPTPTDALLAQMASLMHCERAEGFACVSARRAHGARSVDLTQAQFAILLQGRKHVRTATQSLEFVPGDLFLVTRHCRIDVINTPDPLTGLYLSAVVPLCEEALAAARALWNEPLPEAGDDIARLPAIDFGPTLRQWRDALQHGLYTEARLALASLVISLCRRGHGGLLLPPAPSLASQVRTLITAQPQRAWRSRDVEDSLGISGATLRRHLAAEHCSLRELITDARLAHAMALLYTTRWPLKTVAARAGYRSTRSFSQRFQQRYGLDPASIGNSR, from the coding sequence ATGACTGTTGCGCCCACACCCACCGACGCCCTGCTTGCGCAGATGGCCAGCCTGATGCACTGCGAGCGCGCCGAAGGCTTTGCCTGCGTGAGCGCGCGGCGCGCACACGGCGCGCGCTCGGTGGACCTGACCCAGGCGCAATTTGCGATTCTGCTGCAGGGCCGCAAACACGTGCGGACCGCAACCCAATCGCTGGAGTTCGTGCCGGGCGATCTGTTCCTGGTGACGCGCCATTGCCGGATCGATGTGATCAACACGCCCGACCCGCTAACCGGGCTCTACCTGAGCGCGGTGGTGCCACTCTGCGAAGAGGCGCTTGCTGCTGCGCGCGCGTTGTGGAACGAGCCGCTACCCGAGGCCGGCGACGACATCGCGCGGCTGCCGGCGATCGATTTCGGCCCGACGCTGCGGCAATGGCGCGATGCGCTGCAACACGGCCTGTATACCGAAGCACGCCTGGCGCTGGCCTCGCTGGTGATCAGCTTGTGCCGCCGTGGTCACGGCGGCCTGCTGTTGCCGCCCGCACCAAGTCTCGCCTCGCAGGTGCGCACGTTGATCACCGCGCAGCCACAGCGGGCTTGGCGCTCACGCGATGTCGAAGACAGCCTGGGCATCAGTGGTGCCACCTTGCGCCGGCATCTGGCCGCAGAACACTGCTCGCTGCGCGAGCTGATCACCGACGCGCGGCTCGCGCATGCGATGGCCCTGCTCTACACCACACGCTGGCCGCTCAAGACCGTGGCCGCGCGTGCAGGCTATCGCTCCACCCGCAGCTTCAGTCAGCGCTTCCAGCAGCGTTACGGGCTGGATCCGGCCAGCATCGGCAACAGCCGCTAG